From the Mycoplasma putrefaciens KS1 genome, the window TCTCATACTTTTTACATTTTTAGTATTTCAGTTACTAATATCTTGATTAAATTCTTCTGCTCTAGTAAACATAAAATCCATTGTTTCAACATTTGAGATATCTCAATTAGAAATATCTTGATTAAATGCTCTAGCAGTATCAAAAATGCTTGTCATATCTTTTATTTTTGAAGTATTTCATTTTTCAATACCAGATACAGTTGAGCTTGTCAGTTCTTTAAAAGCATCTTTCAAACTTGTAATATTTTCAGGTAACACATCAGGAACTTTAGTTGTTTCTGGTTTAAATTTTTCAATAACAACTTCATTATTTTGATAAACTGTATATCCTATTTTAGTACATTCGGTTAGGTTATATTCAGCTTTGACTGTTTCAACAATAGCATTGTTATTTGGAATTTCTGGTTTGTTTTCTTCAGTGTTTGGTTGCTCTTCTCCAATTTCTGATATATTTTCTTCAACTTCAACTGTTGGCTGGTCTTCATTAGCTTCAACTATTGGTTCTTCTACAGTTTCTTGTTTAAAACTAGTCATTAGGTTTTGACTGCTTTTTGATAGATAACTTATTGGTGCGATTGTTGTTGTTAACAACAAACAACCAGCTAATACATTAATTAATTTCTTCATTTATTATTAATTCCCCTCGAGCTTAATTGTACTTATCACTCTAAGTAATGTAAACTAAGCAGAAAATACAATATTTTACTAGTCTAAAAATTAATTAATTTACTACAAAATAAAAAAACCAGCTTAGGGGCACTGGTTTTATATTCGATTATTATATTATTTTATTTTAAGGTAATAAAATTATTAATTTTATTAAACGTTCCTTAAAGAAATGAGAAAGTTTGTATAAAAATCAATTTTAATTTCCAATTTTCATATTAGTAAGGTTGTGTAGGGGTTGTACAACAACCGGTAGATGAAAGTAACATCTACCATAAACAATTATATAAAAGTTAGTGTAGATACTAGAATAATGGTTTATAAAATAAAGTACTTTATCAAATAATAAAATCTTTTATTGTAACAACACTCAAGATTTTTCTAATTAATATAATCATATAAAAGGAGTAATTATGGATCTAAGTATTAGAGCAATAAGTGAAAAATATAATCTAAAAATTTCAATTGTAGATATTTCTGAGTCAATTAAAAAAATAGTTAATCTTCAAAAAACAAATATCTTTGCTAGTATTGTTTTAGCTAAGTTTACTGCGGCTAATGCTTTAATTGGAATGGAATCAAAAAATAATGAAAAAACTCTTTCAAATTGAACGACTAATAATGGAGCAGTAAAAACCATGATAACTGAGTTTCAAAATAACCAGTTAAGAACTTATGTACAAAACAGAGATTTTAATCCAACTGATTATATAAATATTGTTGATAAAGATCCTATTAAAGCGATTGCTGGAAATAACGGATTTTTAATAGTTAAAAGAGATTTAGGTTTAAAAGAACCTTATGTTTCAAATATTGAAATTGAATTTGGAAATGTAGATTATGACTTTACTAAATATTGGACAAAATCATCACAAACAAACTCATTTATTGTCACTGAATGTGAGATTGATCAAGATTTAAATGTTAAAAAAGTTGTTGGGATGATGGTGCAAATGTTACCAAATCATAGCATTGATGATGAAAAATTAATTGCTGAAAAACTAGGTAATACAAAATATGTAAAAGATGTTTTACTAAAATCTACTAATTACCAATCACTAATTAAAGAGATAATTAATGATGCTGAAATTCTAGAACAAAACAAAGTTATTTTTAAATGTACCTGTTCATTTGAAAAGTCACTAAATTCATTTAAATTACTATCAAAACAAGAACTAAAAGAAATTGTTAAAGAAAATAAAGATGCTGAAGTTACTTGTAATTTTTGTAACCAAAATCGTTTGATTACCCCAGACCAGATAGCAACTTTACTCAATTAATTAAAAATTTAAACTGTGATACAATAAAAAAGACATTGTTTTATTTATTAAATTAAAGGAGCACTAATGGCAGATCAAATTAAAAATCATGATCGTGATTTTATTAATATCACTCAAACAGAAGAGTTTGAAGATGGTGTTAAGGGTTTAAAACAAAAGCTAAAGCTTCAAAAAAAATTAACAAGTAAATATTCAAAAGATATCTTAAATAAGGGTTTTGTTGTTACAACACAAAATCATGTTCCTAACTTAGATAAACACATTATAGAATTAAAAAATGTTAAAAAATCTTACATCACAGGAGATTTAGAAACTCCAGTTTTAAAGGGAATTGATATTAAATTAGATAAATCTGATTTTATTGTTATTTTAGGACCATCTGGATCAGGTAAAACTACCTTTTTAAATATCATTTCAGGATTGGATAAGGCTAGCGAAGGTGATGTCTTTATCCTAGGTTCAAACTTATCATTGTTAAAAGACTCACATATGACCAAATTTAGAAGAAGAACAGTTGGGTTTGTTTTCCAACAATATAACTTACTAACTAACCTAACTTCTAAAGAAAATGCTGAAGTTGGAGAAAACTTAGCTAAGTCAAAAGGTGGAATGACAATCGAAGAAATTTTTGAAACAATTGGTATGAAAGAACAAATGAATAAATACCCCCACCAAATGTCGGGTGGGCAACAGCAACGTGTTTCTATTGCTAGAGCATTAGCAAAAAATCCAGACATTTTGTTTGCTGATGAACCAACAGGTGCCTTAGATGAAGAAATGGGTCGTAAAGTTCTAGAAATTTTAGTTAAAGTTAATAGAGAATATAAAACCACAATTATTGTTGTTACTCACAACCCAAATATTGCTAAAATTGCTAACACTGTTATTCATATTCGTAATGGGGTTATTGATAAACTTGAACGTAATCCAAATCCAGCTGATCCAAAAACAATTGACTGATCATAATAAAAGAGGAAATTATTCAACTTCCTCTTTTTTATTATTATCATTTAACTTATCTAAAGCTTTAGAACTTTGTTCTTCTTTATTTTTTGAAGTACTTGTCTTTTTTGGTTTTTTAGCAGTTGGTTCAACTAGGCTTTCAACTTGCTCAGTTTCTTTTTTAATATCATTAATATCTAATTCGATGATTTTACCTGCATTAATTTTTTCTTGTTCTTTGGCATATTTTTCTTTTTCATATAGCACAGCTTCAGGTAGTTTTTTATGAGTGTTAATATAATCAATTTGCTCAGCAGTAATAGTTTCTAAGACTCTTAATGATTCAGCAAGTAATTCTAAAGTATCCATATTTTCTTTAATAATTTTTATAGCTAATTTATATGACTCTTCTAAAATTCTAGCTACTTCAGCATCAATTTTAGCTGCTGTTTCTTCAGAATAACTTCCTTCCATTTTTCCATAAGCTTCTTCAGCCATTGTTAGAAACTTAGTAATTCCCAATTCAGACATACCAAATTGCATTACCATTCTTCTTGCTATAGCAGTTGCTTTATCAAAATCATCGTGAGCTCCAGTAGTTACTTTGTCTTTTCCAAACTTAATTTCTTCAGCAGCACGACCACCTAAATACCCAGCAATCATTGCATATAGATCACTTTTAGATGAGAATAATGTTTCATCTTTCGGAGTCATAATTGTATAACCTCCGGCATGTCCACGAGGAATAATTGTAACTTTTTGCACTTTTGAAGCGCTATCTAATTTTAATCCAATTAGTGCATGACCAGATTCATGATAAGAAACAACTTCTTTATCTTGCAGTGTCATTGCACGAGATTTTTTAGCTGGCCCACCAACCACTCTATCAATAGCTTCATCAACTTCTTTGATTGAAATAATAGTTTTTCCTTCTCTAACCATTAAAATGGCAGCTTCATTTAAAACGTTTTCAAGTTGTGCTCCTGAAAATCCCGGTGTTCTTTCAGCAACTCTATGTCAGTCAACACTTGCGTCAACTTTTTTATTTCTTGCATGTAATTTTAGAATTTGTTCACGTTCTTTAATGTCTGGAAGAGATACTTGGATAACCCTATCAAAACGACCTGGTCTTAGTAAAGCTGGATCTAAAACATCTACACGGTTAGTTGCAGCCATAACAATAATTCCTGAGTTAGTTTCAAAACCATCCATCTCAACTAGTAATTGGTTTAAAGTTTGTTCGTTAGTTCCTGTTCCGATTCCTGAGTTACGTTTACGACCTACAGCATCAATTTCATCAATAAAAATAATTGCTGGTGCTGATTTTTTAGCTTCATTAAACATTTCTCTAACACGGCTGGCACCAACTCCAACAAACATCTCTTCAAATTCAGAACCTGCTATTGAAAAGAATGAAACTCCTGCTTCTCCAGCAACCGCTTTAGCTAGTAAAGTTTTACCTGTTCCTGGTGGACCTTCCATTAAAACTCCCTTTGGAGCTCTTGCTCCTGCTGAAGCATATTTAGCGGGTTGTTTTAGATAATCTACTAATTCTACTAGTTCGCCTTTTTCTTCTTCAATCCCAGCAACATCAGTAAATCTAACATTTGATTTTTCTCTTCTTGCTCGGTTTTTGCCCATTCCAAATAATCCGTTAGCACCACCTGCGCCAGCAGCTCCACTTTTAAATATAAAGTAGAATAGACCAACATAAAAAACTATTAAAATAATCATTGGTAATAATGAAGAAAGAACTGATGTTCATGATGAGTTTTTATAAACTGTTGTATTTGAACCAAAAATTCAGTTGGAAAAACTTGGTCCTAGTGATTTAATACCATCATCACTTGTATTTACAACAAATTTAGTTCAACCAGCTCCATTAAAAAATCATCCTGTAATTACATCTGTGCCATAAGCATATTTTTGTAAAACTAAATTATTAAAAGGTTTTCCTTCTTTAAAAAGGTTATTTAGTTGCTCAAGACTCAAGTTCTGAGTTGATCCAGCAGCAGTCATACTAATAATAAAAAAGATCAGTATCACAGCTAAAATAAGAATAATTCAAAATCATAGGGTCGTTCTTCTTTTTTTCTTATCCATGATGTTCTCCTATCTAGAATTATCTACATAATACATTTATATTATCACATTAATAATTTCAAACACTAAGCATAATAATTATAGTCCTTATACGATGCTTTTCAAGTTTAACAGCTTCTACAGTTAAAACCAAAATCACAATTGATAACTTTAAATTTATTAAATTATTTTGAACATTATGAACATAAATTTAAGATTTAACCTAATTTTTTAACATCTTAATCTTTGGTTTTTACTAATTTATATTAAAAATTATTAGTAATATTTTTTAATTTTATTTAAGATTATTTTATCTTTTTTATTATATAAAACCGGATTCAAAATTCTCGATTTATATCTAATCTTTTTGTCTATAAAATATCTATTGGTCTTTTTATGATCAACTGTTGTTTCTAACTTATATTTTTCAAAATCATTAGTAATTATGTAGCTAAATTTTTTTTGATCAATAATGATTTTTTCTAGTTCAGAAATGTTATTAAAAAGTGTTTGGTTTGCTAAATCATCTAGATTATTAATTTCGAGAGTTTTAGTTTTTAATGAATCGTTAGCAATTATAAACAGTTTATTATAGTCTTTTATTAAGCTAAAATTATTTAAAGTTATCTTTCAAAAGTTTTTTTTAGAACTAATTAAGGTTTTAGTAATTTCAACAATTGTTTTATTACTTCGATTTATTAATAAATGTTCTTTATTGATTTTCTTAAAATAGTTATAAATAATTCTTTGCACAACTTGATGATCAAACTCATAAAGTTGTTTAGTTAATTCTAGTTCATCATTTACTAAATTCTCATCTAAAAAGTTGTCAACGATTTGATTAATTTTTTCCAACTTTAAATTATCAATCTTGATTTGATTTAAGATACTTTCAAAATCATTTTCGTTTAAGGTCGATCTTATTTTATTACGTTGGAATTTAAGATCATCGTTAGTTCAATCAGTTATGTAGTTAATTTTGCTTTCATTTAAATAGTTAATAATATAGCTTTTTTTAACAGCTAGTATTGGTCTATAAATAGTTAGATCTTTATATTTTGTTATTGATTTTAAGCCATAATAACTGACTAGACTGTTTCTTTGTTTTTGTAGTAAATAAGTTTCTATTAAATCATTATAATTATGTGCAACTAATAGATCAAAAATTTTATACTGATTAGCAATCTTGTTAAAAAAATCATATCTTTTAAATCTTGCTCAAGATTCAAAATTGTTTTTTAATTCTGAATAATTTTGCTTTACGTTTAGCACTTCTAGTTGTAAGTTATTTTGTTTACAAAAATCAGTAACTAATTGTTGATCAAAATTTGAATCACTTCTGTAATTATAATTTACATGACAAACTACTATGTTTTTATTATCAATGATTTTTATAAGTTGATCTAACATAAAAATACTGTCAGCTCCACCTGAAACAGCAACTAAATATTTTTTTGTAATATCAATACTTAGATCATTCATAATTAATGTTCCTAGCTAAATTTTTAAGATTTTAGTCATCTTCTTAAAACGTTTTTGATCTGTTTTAACAATTCTGTTAATTAATAGCTCAACAATATAAAGCGGAGAAATAGTATCAAAATCTTTATTATCTGGATCTATTAAAGCAAACTTAACTCAATAATTAGCTAATTGTGAAAAATCGCTTGCTTGGTTCATAGAAAATAAAGCAATAACTGAATTACTATTATAGATTTTTTCAAGCTTTTTTTGAAAAGTCATATTCTCTTTATTATGTGAAATAACTATAAACAATCAATTTTGATCAGATATTTTTGAATAATAGTCTAATTGTTTTTGTTGAGCAATAACAATTGCAGATAACCCTAATAAATTGATTTTTTCTACCAAATCAATTGCCAGATATTCAACACTTAAGTCATGAACAATAATACAAATAGTTTGTGCTTGAAGAATGGCTTTAGCAATTTTATCTATCTCTTGCAGCTCACTTAAATTGTCAGTTTGATCAATAATTTCAATAATTTCACTGTATTTTAATATAAATTTGTGCTCTTTTTCAATTTCATCTTGTTCACTTAAATAAATACGTAAAAGAGTTTGAAGTTCGCTAAATCCTGATAAGTTTAAATAATTTTTACAAAACCTAATAATAGTTGCAGGAGAAGTGTATATTAATTCAGCAACTTTAGAAATGTTTGAATTTGATACTAGTTCAATGTTATCTAAAATTTTTTCACTTGTAATTTTGGCATTAGAATCTTGATCTTTTGCTAACTGTTTAAGTTTTGAAATAGTGCTTGCTACTTTCATAGA encodes:
- a CDS encoding Hsp33 family molecular chaperone HslO, translating into MDLSIRAISEKYNLKISIVDISESIKKIVNLQKTNIFASIVLAKFTAANALIGMESKNNEKTLSNWTTNNGAVKTMITEFQNNQLRTYVQNRDFNPTDYINIVDKDPIKAIAGNNGFLIVKRDLGLKEPYVSNIEIEFGNVDYDFTKYWTKSSQTNSFIVTECEIDQDLNVKKVVGMMVQMLPNHSIDDEKLIAEKLGNTKYVKDVLLKSTNYQSLIKEIINDAEILEQNKVIFKCTCSFEKSLNSFKLLSKQELKEIVKENKDAEVTCNFCNQNRLITPDQIATLLN
- a CDS encoding ABC transporter ATP-binding protein, whose amino-acid sequence is MADQIKNHDRDFINITQTEEFEDGVKGLKQKLKLQKKLTSKYSKDILNKGFVVTTQNHVPNLDKHIIELKNVKKSYITGDLETPVLKGIDIKLDKSDFIVILGPSGSGKTTFLNIISGLDKASEGDVFILGSNLSLLKDSHMTKFRRRTVGFVFQQYNLLTNLTSKENAEVGENLAKSKGGMTIEEIFETIGMKEQMNKYPHQMSGGQQQRVSIARALAKNPDILFADEPTGALDEEMGRKVLEILVKVNREYKTTIIVVTHNPNIAKIANTVIHIRNGVIDKLERNPNPADPKTIDWS
- the ftsH gene encoding ATP-dependent zinc metalloprotease FtsH — translated: MDKKKRRTTLWFWIILILAVILIFFIISMTAAGSTQNLSLEQLNNLFKEGKPFNNLVLQKYAYGTDVITGWFFNGAGWTKFVVNTSDDGIKSLGPSFSNWIFGSNTTVYKNSSWTSVLSSLLPMIILIVFYVGLFYFIFKSGAAGAGGANGLFGMGKNRARREKSNVRFTDVAGIEEEKGELVELVDYLKQPAKYASAGARAPKGVLMEGPPGTGKTLLAKAVAGEAGVSFFSIAGSEFEEMFVGVGASRVREMFNEAKKSAPAIIFIDEIDAVGRKRNSGIGTGTNEQTLNQLLVEMDGFETNSGIIVMAATNRVDVLDPALLRPGRFDRVIQVSLPDIKEREQILKLHARNKKVDASVDWHRVAERTPGFSGAQLENVLNEAAILMVREGKTIISIKEVDEAIDRVVGGPAKKSRAMTLQDKEVVSYHESGHALIGLKLDSASKVQKVTIIPRGHAGGYTIMTPKDETLFSSKSDLYAMIAGYLGGRAAEEIKFGKDKVTTGAHDDFDKATAIARRMVMQFGMSELGITKFLTMAEEAYGKMEGSYSEETAAKIDAEVARILEESYKLAIKIIKENMDTLELLAESLRVLETITAEQIDYINTHKKLPEAVLYEKEKYAKEQEKINAGKIIELDINDIKKETEQVESLVEPTAKKPKKTSTSKNKEEQSSKALDKLNDNNKKEEVE
- the tilS gene encoding tRNA lysidine(34) synthetase TilS, giving the protein MNDLSIDITKKYLVAVSGGADSIFMLDQLIKIIDNKNIVVCHVNYNYRSDSNFDQQLVTDFCKQNNLQLEVLNVKQNYSELKNNFESWARFKRYDFFNKIANQYKIFDLLVAHNYNDLIETYLLQKQRNSLVSYYGLKSITKYKDLTIYRPILAVKKSYIINYLNESKINYITDWTNDDLKFQRNKIRSTLNENDFESILNQIKIDNLKLEKINQIVDNFLDENLVNDELELTKQLYEFDHQVVQRIIYNYFKKINKEHLLINRSNKTIVEITKTLISSKKNFWKITLNNFSLIKDYNKLFIIANDSLKTKTLEINNLDDLANQTLFNNISELEKIIIDQKKFSYIITNDFEKYKLETTVDHKKTNRYFIDKKIRYKSRILNPVLYNKKDKIILNKIKKYY
- a CDS encoding MurR/RpiR family transcriptional regulator, giving the protein MKVASTISKLKQLAKDQDSNAKITSEKILDNIELVSNSNISKVAELIYTSPATIIRFCKNYLNLSGFSELQTLLRIYLSEQDEIEKEHKFILKYSEIIEIIDQTDNLSELQEIDKIAKAILQAQTICIIVHDLSVEYLAIDLVEKINLLGLSAIVIAQQKQLDYYSKISDQNWLFIVISHNKENMTFQKKLEKIYNSNSVIALFSMNQASDFSQLANYWVKFALIDPDNKDFDTISPLYIVELLINRIVKTDQKRFKKMTKILKI